The following proteins come from a genomic window of Streptomyces sp. Sge12:
- a CDS encoding maltokinase N-terminal cap-like domain-containing protein has protein sequence MSEAASARSRLTADRAAGIAPLEPMLRAWLPAQRWFAGKGRTISSLRAVSAAELLPPGSTPGLLHLLLDVDGDCYQLLLGIRPSLPPALAPTLIGHAEDGPYAGRAVYEALGDPRLAAMLLERLRSPGTLGPLRFDRDPATPIPAGLTPRPISGEQTNSSLIYGDSFILKVFRRVGPGINPDLELPRALAAAGCARVPAPVAWYEAVPPGSEPLTLGVLQPYLRGSDDGWQLALRRLGAGADFTAEAHALGRATAEVHSALAAALPTVALGPEQTARLAAGMTARLAATAREVPALRPYEAGLRGAFDALAASRGAGVPAQRIHGDLHLGQTLRTLDGSWSLIDFEGEPARPLADRRRPEPAVRDIAGILRSFDYAARSHRPFAPAWADDCRAAFCEGYARTTGRDPREDPVLLRAYETDKAVYEARYESRHRPDWLHVPMAAIRRLSEPVRPAHRVPPTPPAPGSISPHPHPKPPRRPLA, from the coding sequence ATGTCGGAGGCTGCATCCGCCCGGAGCCGGCTGACGGCCGACCGGGCCGCCGGGATCGCTCCGCTGGAGCCGATGCTGAGGGCCTGGCTGCCCGCACAGCGCTGGTTCGCGGGCAAGGGCCGCACCATCAGCAGCCTCAGGGCCGTCTCGGCGGCCGAGCTGCTGCCACCGGGATCCACCCCCGGACTGCTGCACCTGCTCCTCGACGTCGACGGGGACTGCTACCAGCTGCTGCTGGGCATCCGCCCCTCCCTGCCGCCGGCCCTCGCACCCACCCTGATCGGCCACGCCGAGGACGGCCCGTACGCGGGCCGGGCGGTCTACGAGGCGCTCGGCGACCCCCGGCTGGCGGCCATGCTGCTGGAGCGGCTGCGCTCCCCGGGCACCCTCGGGCCGCTGCGCTTCGACCGGGATCCGGCCACGCCGATCCCGGCGGGGCTCACGCCCCGGCCGATCTCCGGGGAGCAGACGAACTCCTCGCTGATCTACGGAGATTCGTTCATCCTGAAGGTCTTCCGCCGGGTCGGCCCCGGGATCAATCCGGACCTGGAGCTGCCCAGGGCACTGGCCGCCGCCGGCTGCGCCCGCGTCCCGGCGCCCGTCGCCTGGTACGAGGCCGTGCCGCCCGGCAGCGAACCGCTGACCCTGGGGGTGCTCCAGCCGTACCTGCGCGGCTCCGACGACGGCTGGCAGCTCGCGCTGCGCCGGCTGGGCGCCGGGGCCGATTTCACCGCCGAGGCGCACGCGCTGGGCCGGGCCACCGCCGAGGTGCACAGCGCGCTGGCCGCCGCACTGCCCACGGTCGCGCTCGGGCCGGAGCAGACCGCCCGGCTCGCCGCGGGCATGACGGCGCGGCTGGCCGCCACCGCCCGGGAGGTCCCGGCGCTGCGGCCCTACGAGGCGGGGCTGCGGGGCGCCTTCGACGCGCTGGCCGCCTCCCGGGGCGCGGGCGTGCCCGCCCAGCGGATCCACGGGGACCTCCATCTGGGTCAGACCCTGCGCACCCTCGACGGCAGCTGGTCGTTGATCGACTTCGAGGGCGAGCCGGCCCGGCCGCTGGCCGACCGGCGCCGTCCCGAACCGGCGGTGCGCGACATCGCCGGGATACTGCGCTCCTTCGACTACGCCGCCCGCTCGCACCGGCCGTTCGCGCCCGCCTGGGCGGACGACTGCCGGGCCGCCTTCTGCGAGGGCTACGCCCGCACCACCGGACGGGACCCCCGCGAGGACCCCGTGCTGCTGCGCGCGTACGAGACCGACAAGGCGGTGTACGAGGCCCGTTACGAGTCGCGGCACCGCCCCGACTGGCTGCACGTCCCGATGGCCGCGATCCGGCGGCTCTCGGAACCCGTACGGCCCGCCCACCGCGTGCCGCCGACCCCGCCCGCCCCCGGCTCCATCTCCCCGCACCCCCACCCGAAGCCCCCGAGGAGGCCGCTCGCGTGA
- the glgB gene encoding 1,4-alpha-glucan branching enzyme has translation MSAARQPSPTVRDEAASAPAAVKKARTPRARRATPAHGVRPAPALGADERARLLEGRHHDPHAVLGARTQRGGVAFRVLRPYAKAVTIVAKGLRAELVDEGDGLFSGLLPLTGVPEYRLLVTYDSDEIEVHDPYRFLPALGELDLHLIGEGRHEQLWKALGAEPMEHQGVAGTRFTVWAPNAQGVRVAGDFSYWDSVAHPMRSLGSTGVWELFLPGVGAGTLYKYDITRPDGSHTLRADPMARSAEVPPANASVVTASRYEWQDAAWMAGRGARPPHHAPFSVYELHLASWRPGLSYRQLAEQLPAYVKELGFTHVELMPVAEHPFGGSWGYQVTGFYAPTSRMGTPDDFRFLVDALHRAGIGVIVDWVPAHFPRDDWALAEFDGRPLYEHQDPRRAAHPDWGTLEFDYGRKEVRNFLVANAVYWCEEFHVDGLRVDAVASMLYLDYSRKEGEWAPNEHGGRENLDAVGFLQEMNATVYRRCPGVVTIAEESTAWTGVTRPTDSGGLGFGLKWNMGWMHDTLRYMSKEPVHRKYHHHDMTFGMIYAFSENYVLPISHDEVVHGKGSLVSRMPGDDWWQRRASHRAYLGFMWAHPGKQLLFMGQEFAQGSEWSEVYGPDWWLLDSSYAAAGDHRGVRDLVRDLNRTYTAAPALWERDTVPEGFAWVEADAAEDNVFAFLRYAQDGSQLLAVSNFSPVVRHGYRIGVPEEVPLWQEVLNTDLEVYGGSGVHHTQPLRPEPVPAQGRPASLRMTLPPLATVWFRPQG, from the coding sequence GTGAGCGCCGCACGACAGCCGTCACCGACCGTCCGCGACGAAGCCGCATCCGCTCCGGCGGCGGTGAAGAAGGCCCGTACTCCCCGGGCCCGCCGCGCCACCCCTGCGCACGGCGTCCGGCCGGCGCCCGCACTCGGCGCCGACGAACGTGCCCGGCTGCTGGAGGGCCGCCACCACGATCCGCACGCGGTGCTGGGGGCCCGCACCCAGCGGGGCGGGGTGGCCTTCCGGGTGCTGCGCCCCTACGCCAAGGCCGTCACGATCGTCGCGAAGGGGCTGCGGGCCGAGCTCGTCGACGAGGGCGACGGGCTGTTCTCGGGGCTGCTGCCGCTGACCGGCGTGCCGGAGTACCGGCTGCTGGTCACGTACGACAGTGACGAGATCGAGGTCCACGACCCGTACCGGTTCCTGCCCGCCCTCGGCGAGCTGGACCTGCACCTGATCGGCGAGGGCCGCCACGAGCAGCTGTGGAAGGCGCTCGGCGCCGAGCCGATGGAGCACCAGGGCGTGGCCGGGACCCGCTTCACTGTGTGGGCCCCGAACGCCCAGGGGGTCCGGGTCGCCGGGGACTTCTCGTACTGGGACTCCGTCGCCCACCCGATGCGCTCGCTCGGCTCGACGGGGGTGTGGGAGCTGTTCCTGCCCGGGGTGGGCGCCGGAACGCTGTACAAGTACGACATCACCCGCCCGGACGGCAGTCACACCCTGCGCGCCGACCCGATGGCCCGCTCCGCGGAGGTCCCGCCGGCGAACGCCTCGGTGGTCACCGCCTCCCGGTACGAGTGGCAGGACGCGGCGTGGATGGCCGGGCGCGGCGCCCGTCCCCCGCACCACGCCCCCTTCTCGGTGTACGAGCTGCACCTGGCGTCCTGGCGGCCGGGCCTGTCCTACCGGCAGCTGGCCGAGCAGCTCCCCGCGTACGTCAAGGAGCTGGGCTTCACGCACGTGGAGCTGATGCCGGTCGCCGAGCACCCCTTCGGCGGCTCGTGGGGGTACCAGGTCACCGGCTTCTACGCGCCGACCTCGCGGATGGGCACCCCGGACGACTTCCGCTTCCTGGTGGACGCGCTGCACCGGGCCGGGATCGGGGTGATCGTCGACTGGGTGCCCGCGCACTTCCCGCGCGACGACTGGGCCCTCGCGGAGTTCGACGGGCGGCCGCTGTACGAGCACCAGGACCCGCGCAGGGCCGCGCACCCGGACTGGGGGACGCTGGAGTTCGACTACGGCCGCAAGGAGGTCCGCAACTTCCTCGTCGCCAACGCCGTGTACTGGTGCGAGGAGTTCCACGTGGACGGCCTGCGGGTGGACGCGGTGGCCTCGATGCTCTACCTGGACTACTCGCGCAAGGAGGGCGAGTGGGCGCCCAACGAGCACGGCGGCCGGGAGAACCTGGACGCGGTCGGCTTCCTCCAGGAGATGAACGCGACGGTGTACCGGCGCTGCCCGGGGGTCGTGACGATCGCGGAGGAGTCGACGGCCTGGACGGGCGTGACCCGGCCGACGGACTCCGGCGGGCTCGGCTTCGGCCTGAAGTGGAACATGGGCTGGATGCACGACACCCTGCGCTACATGTCGAAGGAGCCGGTGCACCGCAAGTACCACCACCACGACATGACCTTCGGGATGATCTACGCCTTCAGCGAGAACTACGTGCTGCCGATCTCGCACGACGAGGTCGTGCACGGCAAGGGCTCGCTGGTGTCGAGGATGCCCGGGGACGACTGGTGGCAGCGGCGCGCCTCGCACCGGGCGTACCTGGGCTTCATGTGGGCCCACCCCGGCAAGCAACTGCTCTTCATGGGGCAGGAGTTCGCGCAGGGCTCGGAGTGGTCGGAGGTGTACGGGCCGGACTGGTGGCTGCTGGACTCCTCCTACGCGGCGGCGGGCGACCACCGCGGCGTACGGGACCTGGTGCGCGACCTGAACCGTACGTACACGGCGGCGCCCGCGCTCTGGGAGCGGGACACCGTGCCGGAGGGCTTCGCCTGGGTGGAGGCGGACGCCGCGGAGGACAACGTCTTCGCGTTCCTGCGGTACGCGCAGGACGGCTCGCAGCTGCTGGCGGTGTCGAACTTCTCGCCGGTGGTGCGGCACGGGTACCGGATCGGGGTGCCGGAGGAGGTGCCGCTGTGGCAGGAGGTGCTCAACACCGACCTGGAGGTCTACGGCGGCAGCGGCGTCCACCACACGCAGCCGCTGCGGCCGGAGCCGGTTCCGGCGCAGGGCCGCCCGGCGAGCCTGCGCATGACCCTGCCGCCGCTGGCGACGGTCTGGTTCCGGCCGCAGGGCTGA
- a CDS encoding thioredoxin family protein → MKAHGVAQVTDADFETEVLGERGRPVLVEFTADWCGPCRQLAPVLSSIAAEEADRLKVVQIDADSNPGAVTRYGVLSMPTLLVFRDGEPVQQMVGARAKRRLLQELAEQLATA, encoded by the coding sequence ATGAAGGCTCACGGTGTGGCACAGGTGACCGACGCGGATTTCGAGACCGAGGTGCTCGGGGAGCGGGGACGGCCCGTCCTCGTGGAGTTCACCGCGGACTGGTGCGGCCCCTGCCGCCAGCTCGCCCCCGTGCTCTCCTCGATCGCCGCCGAGGAGGCCGACCGGCTCAAGGTCGTGCAGATCGACGCGGACAGCAACCCCGGGGCCGTCACCCGCTACGGGGTACTGTCCATGCCCACCCTGCTCGTCTTCCGTGACGGCGAGCCCGTCCAGCAGATGGTCGGGGCCCGGGCCAAGCGCAGGCTGCTCCAGGAGCTGGCGGAGCAGCTGGCCACGGCCTGA
- a CDS encoding MerR family transcriptional regulator, with the protein MRIGELAERAGTSTRTLRYYESRGLLPARRADNGYRTYDEDDLRLLSQIRVLQDFGFELEETRPFVDCLRAGHPAGDSCPASLAVYRRKLAELDGLIGQLADVREQLGRQLAEAERAAGEAAVPKCEMTG; encoded by the coding sequence ATGCGCATCGGCGAACTGGCGGAGCGGGCCGGGACCAGCACCCGGACGCTGAGGTACTACGAGTCGCGCGGGCTGCTTCCCGCGCGGCGGGCCGACAACGGCTACCGGACCTACGACGAGGACGACCTGCGGCTGCTGAGCCAGATCCGCGTCCTCCAGGACTTCGGCTTCGAACTGGAGGAGACCCGGCCCTTCGTGGACTGCCTGCGGGCCGGCCACCCCGCCGGGGACTCCTGCCCCGCCTCGCTCGCCGTCTACCGGCGCAAGCTCGCCGAGCTGGACGGCCTCATCGGCCAGCTGGCCGACGTGCGCGAGCAGCTCGGGCGCCAGCTCGCCGAGGCGGAACGGGCGGCCGGCGAAGCGGCCGTGCCGAAGTGCGAGATGACCGGATGA
- a CDS encoding helix-turn-helix domain-containing protein has protein sequence MAPGHVAYGLRAQYGLVVAPETVMAWERGEISPSSAEVTALAGVLWCSPGELLAEPVTLREHRVARGLAADDLARRIGLETGSYQRMEDTGRWKGNERQSAALASVLGLTLAQFVTATGKHEELAELLRSAVTTRWQAYVKPLAKLLPIPKHHLERVLDQLHGDYQSRMVATLSWGGGQGEAGSGDAGREFLAEIVDRFWYLAGGAA, from the coding sequence ATGGCTCCCGGTCATGTCGCCTACGGCCTGCGCGCCCAGTACGGACTCGTCGTCGCACCCGAGACCGTGATGGCCTGGGAGCGTGGCGAGATATCACCCTCCTCCGCCGAAGTCACGGCGCTCGCGGGCGTCCTGTGGTGTTCCCCCGGCGAACTGCTCGCCGAGCCGGTCACCCTGCGGGAGCACCGGGTCGCCCGGGGCCTCGCGGCGGACGACCTGGCCCGGCGGATCGGCCTGGAAACCGGCTCGTACCAGCGGATGGAGGACACCGGCCGCTGGAAGGGCAACGAGCGGCAGTCCGCCGCCCTCGCCTCGGTGCTCGGTCTGACGCTGGCCCAGTTCGTGACCGCGACCGGCAAGCACGAGGAACTGGCCGAACTGCTGCGCAGCGCGGTCACCACGCGCTGGCAGGCGTACGTGAAACCGCTGGCCAAGCTGTTGCCGATCCCCAAGCACCACCTGGAGCGGGTCCTGGACCAGCTGCACGGGGACTACCAGTCGCGGATGGTGGCGACCCTCAGCTGGGGCGGCGGACAGGGCGAGGCCGGCAGCGGCGACGCCGGCCGGGAGTTCCTCGCCGAGATCGTGGACCGCTTCTGGTACCTCGCGGGCGGCGCGGCCTAG
- a CDS encoding ATP-dependent 6-phosphofructokinase: MRIGVLTAGGDCPGLNAVIRSVVHRAVVGHGDEVIGFEDGFKGLLDGNLRPLDINAVSGILARGGTILGSARMERARLHEAAENAQELAERYGIDALIPIGGEGTLTASRMLSDAGMPVVGVPKTIDNDISSTDRTFGFDTAVMVATEAIDRLKTTAESHQRVMVVEVMGRHAGWIALESGMAGGAHGICLPERRFEVDALVKMVEERFARGKKFAVICVAEGAHPAEGSMPYEKGAIDQYGHERFAGIGNRLAIELEHRLGKEARPVILGHVQRGGTPTAYDRVLATRFGWHAVEAVHRGEFGNMTALRGTDIVMAPLAEAVTALKTVPEARMYEAESVF; this comes from the coding sequence ATGCGTATCGGAGTTCTCACCGCAGGCGGCGACTGTCCGGGCCTCAACGCTGTCATCCGGTCGGTCGTACACCGTGCCGTCGTCGGGCACGGGGACGAGGTCATCGGCTTCGAGGACGGCTTCAAGGGCCTCCTCGACGGCAACCTCCGCCCCCTCGACATCAATGCCGTCAGTGGCATCCTCGCCCGCGGCGGAACGATTCTCGGCTCGGCGCGCATGGAACGCGCCCGTCTCCACGAAGCCGCCGAGAACGCACAGGAGCTGGCCGAGCGCTACGGCATCGACGCCCTCATCCCGATCGGCGGCGAGGGCACCCTGACCGCCTCCCGGATGCTGTCGGACGCCGGGATGCCGGTCGTCGGCGTACCGAAGACCATCGACAACGACATCTCCTCCACCGACCGCACCTTCGGCTTCGACACCGCCGTCATGGTCGCCACCGAGGCGATCGACCGTCTCAAGACCACCGCCGAATCGCACCAGCGCGTGATGGTCGTCGAGGTCATGGGCCGCCACGCCGGCTGGATCGCCCTGGAGTCCGGCATGGCCGGCGGCGCGCACGGGATCTGCCTGCCGGAACGCCGGTTCGAGGTGGACGCCCTGGTGAAGATGGTGGAGGAACGGTTCGCACGCGGCAAGAAGTTCGCCGTGATCTGCGTCGCCGAGGGCGCGCACCCGGCCGAGGGCTCCATGCCCTACGAGAAGGGTGCGATCGACCAGTACGGTCACGAGCGCTTCGCCGGCATCGGCAACCGCCTCGCGATCGAGCTGGAGCACCGCCTCGGCAAGGAGGCCCGCCCCGTCATCCTCGGCCACGTCCAGCGCGGCGGCACCCCCACCGCCTACGACCGGGTGCTCGCGACCCGCTTCGGCTGGCACGCGGTGGAGGCCGTCCACCGCGGAGAGTTCGGCAACATGACCGCCCTGCGCGGCACCGACATCGTGATGGCCCCGCTCGCCGAGGCGGTCACCGCCCTGAAAACGGTCCCCGAGGCCCGCATGTACGAGGCCGAGTCGGTCTTCTAG
- the pta gene encoding phosphate acetyltransferase: MTRSVYVTGIERGDGRQVVELGIMELLTRQTGRVGVYRPLLHDAPDRLFDLLKARYRIEQDASTAYGMSYQEASAILAEKGTDELVSRLVDRYHRVARDYEGMLVLGTDYADTNLPDELALNARIANELGAVVVPVVGGTRHAAEAVRAEARNAYRAYETLGCHVVAMVVNRVAAEDRDLIAERLAARLPVPCYVLPDDKSLSAPTVAEITRALGGEVLLGDDAGLARDALDFVFGGAMLPNFLNALTPGCLVVTPGDRSDLVIGALAAHTSGTPPIAGVLLTLNERPGPDILTLASKLAPGTPVVSVAGNSFPTAAELFSLQSRLNSATPRKLETALGLFERHVDTGELRGLLSVARSERVTPMMFEHELLERARSERRRVVLPEGTEERVLRAADVVLRRGVCDLTLLGEEQAILKKAGDLGLDISGAQLIDPATSPMREGFAEYYAQVRAHKGMTVELAHDVVTDVNYFGTLMVQRGLADGMVSGSVHSTAATIRPAFEIIKTKPEASIVSSVFFMCLADRVLVYGDCAVNPDPNAEQLADIAVQSAATAAAFGVEPRIAMLSYSTGTSGSGADVDKVRKATELIREQRPDLAVEGPIQYDAAVEPSVAATKLPGSAVAGRATVLVFPDLNTGNNTYKAVQRSAGAVAVGPVLQGLRKPVNDLSRGALVQDIVTTVAITAIQAQGAPAPTA, encoded by the coding sequence GTGACGCGCAGCGTGTACGTGACCGGGATCGAGCGGGGGGACGGCCGGCAGGTCGTCGAGCTGGGCATCATGGAGCTGCTGACCCGGCAGACGGGCCGGGTCGGTGTCTACCGGCCGCTCCTGCACGACGCGCCGGACCGGCTCTTCGACCTCCTCAAGGCCCGCTACCGGATCGAGCAGGACGCCTCGACGGCCTACGGGATGTCGTACCAGGAGGCCTCGGCGATCCTGGCGGAGAAGGGCACCGACGAACTGGTCTCCCGGCTGGTCGACCGCTACCACCGGGTGGCCCGCGACTACGAGGGCATGCTCGTCCTCGGCACCGACTACGCGGACACCAACCTCCCCGACGAGCTGGCGCTCAACGCCCGCATCGCCAACGAGCTGGGCGCGGTCGTCGTGCCCGTCGTGGGCGGCACCCGGCACGCCGCCGAGGCCGTCCGCGCCGAGGCCCGCAACGCCTACCGCGCCTACGAGACCCTGGGCTGCCACGTCGTCGCCATGGTCGTGAACCGGGTGGCCGCGGAGGACCGCGACCTCATAGCCGAGCGGCTGGCCGCCCGGCTCCCCGTGCCCTGCTACGTGCTGCCGGACGACAAGTCGCTCTCCGCCCCGACCGTCGCCGAGATCACCCGGGCCCTCGGCGGTGAGGTGCTGCTCGGCGACGACGCCGGGCTGGCCCGCGACGCCCTGGACTTCGTCTTCGGCGGTGCGATGCTGCCGAACTTCCTGAACGCCCTGACCCCCGGCTGCCTGGTCGTGACCCCGGGGGACCGCTCCGACCTGGTCATCGGCGCGCTCGCCGCGCACACCTCGGGCACCCCGCCGATCGCCGGTGTGCTGCTCACCCTGAACGAGCGCCCGGGCCCGGACATCCTGACGCTGGCCTCGAAGCTGGCACCGGGCACGCCCGTGGTGTCGGTGGCCGGCAACAGCTTCCCGACCGCCGCCGAACTCTTCTCGCTGCAGAGCCGGTTGAACTCGGCGACCCCCCGCAAGCTGGAGACCGCGCTCGGCCTGTTCGAGCGGCACGTGGACACCGGCGAGCTGCGCGGCCTGCTGTCGGTGGCCCGTTCGGAGCGCGTCACTCCGATGATGTTCGAGCACGAGCTGCTGGAGCGGGCCCGCTCGGAGCGCCGCCGCGTCGTGCTGCCCGAGGGCACCGAGGAGCGGGTGCTGCGCGCCGCGGACGTGGTGCTGCGCCGGGGGGTCTGCGACCTGACCCTGCTGGGCGAGGAGCAGGCGATCCTGAAGAAGGCCGGCGACCTCGGCCTCGACATCTCGGGCGCGCAGCTCATCGACCCGGCGACCTCACCGATGCGGGAGGGCTTCGCCGAGTACTACGCCCAGGTCCGCGCCCACAAGGGAATGACGGTGGAGCTGGCCCATGACGTGGTCACCGATGTCAACTACTTCGGCACCCTGATGGTCCAGCGCGGCCTGGCGGACGGCATGGTCTCCGGTTCGGTGCACTCCACCGCGGCGACCATCCGCCCGGCCTTCGAGATCATCAAGACCAAGCCGGAGGCGTCGATCGTCTCCTCGGTCTTCTTCATGTGCCTGGCCGACCGGGTCCTCGTCTACGGCGACTGCGCGGTCAACCCGGACCCGAACGCCGAGCAGCTCGCCGACATCGCCGTCCAGTCGGCCGCCACCGCGGCCGCCTTCGGCGTCGAGCCGCGGATCGCGATGCTCTCGTATTCGACCGGGACCTCCGGCAGCGGCGCGGACGTCGACAAGGTCCGCAAGGCCACCGAGCTGATCCGCGAGCAGCGCCCCGACCTGGCGGTCGAGGGGCCGATCCAGTACGACGCGGCCGTGGAGCCCTCGGTGGCCGCGACCAAGCTGCCCGGGTCCGCGGTGGCCGGCCGTGCGACGGTGCTGGTCTTCCCCGACCTCAACACCGGCAACAACACGTACAAGGCCGTGCAGCGCTCGGCGGGCGCCGTCGCGGTCGGCCCGGTGCTCCAGGGGCTGCGCAAGCCGGTCAACGACCTCTCGCGCGGCGCGCTCGTCCAGGACATCGTCACCACCGTGGCCATCACCGCGATCCAGGCGCAGGGCGCGCCGGCGCCCACCGCCTGA